The DNA segment TTATACTATGGACCTGTGTGCTTTTGTGTAACTTTTAATAACAATgaacaattaaaaacaatgaaTGTTGTGCTTCTAGAAGTAGATAGTAAACATCCATTGCCAGTACGCCGAGCCATAGCTTACGGCTGAGAAAACACTGTGCGCTCTAAACTTAAGCAACAGAATCTGAAAGGTTAACGACACAAAGTGCGCCAATGATGCGTTGCAGAAATCAGAAATATGCGCTATCTGGCGCATAAGCACGTGTCATTACGGCATTTCACACGCTGCGACTTACCTAAAGCCACCCTTTCTGCCAATGCTATCCTTGGCTTCTTATATTTTGTAATCAGGAACCTTGATTTCCTGTCGTTCCACGCATCGCGTTCGCCGTGGCCGGACGGTGGCGGCGAATAACACGACGGCCCTGGCGACGGCGTGGGCTGCCAGACTACCGGCGGCGTGGTCTGCCGAAGAGGCGACGGCGCGAGCCGACTGCCATCCTCAACGACAGCCGGTACCGTCGGTGGAGGTGTGTTGCGAATAGGTTCTTCCACACGTAGTACACTGATGCGAAGGCCGCCTAGGAAAGTAAAATAACTTGCAGCACGTCACAAACGGCAACATAGCCCACGTGCTTAACCAATAACAGTATTCACCTTCCGTCTCATAAAGGAATCCATCATCGTTTTCCATGTGCGTGCCGTGCTCGTCAAGCAAGGCGTATGCCCGTGTCTCGACGCCGTCGATCAAGACGAGCATGGCTGCGGAAACGTCTGCTACGGCCATGGCTTTCAGAATTGGTTTCGGTTTTGTTCGATCAGTAGCATGCGCAAATATCTAGCGGTAGTCATCAGTTAACTGTTCACAcgtacatttttttgttttatattctGCTATAAAATAGAACGTCCAATACCCCAGCTAGGGCGTAACCCTTGCACCCCGTCACTATAATCAATTTTCTcacggcatcatcatcatcattttcttCTGCTGGAGACGAAGTGCCGCGGTACTGCGAAACGGTAATGGGTGTTGTGCGTTCGTCGCGTTTTCTTCTCGTTGAAGTTTTGATGTAGAAAACCACAGCACAAAGTTCTGGTGCATACTGTGCCTGTTTTAGTATGATCCGCTTTTGTATGTCGTAAAACCTGGGCGCTCATTTCAGAGCTTACATATAGAGTatccgacgacgccggattttctgcgacacgat comes from the Amblyomma americanum isolate KBUSLIRL-KWMA chromosome 1, ASM5285725v1, whole genome shotgun sequence genome and includes:
- the LOC144113615 gene encoding uncharacterized protein LOC144113615; this translates as MAVADVSAAMLVLIDGVETRAYALLDEHGTHMENDDGFLYETEGGLRISVLRVEEPIRNTPPPTVPAVVEDGSRLAPSPLRQTTPPVVWQPTPSPGPSCYSPPPSGHGERDAWNDRKSRFLITKYKKPRIALAERVALGNSPRC